CTTTACAAAATTTGCAACGAACCGGGGTAGTTTATAAAAATATCGAACCAGTCAGCCCAAAAGTTGCCATTGCAATGATTTGGCGCAGTAGCGAGACATCCCCAACGATACAGAGGTTTCTGGAGATTGTAAAACACATAACTTGATTTATTACTGGCGATTTATTTATTTACCAATCAGTATCCATTGTAAAAATCTGCAAATGGCTGTTAAATCTTCTGATTGCGGCTGTAAGTAGAAATAACCAATGACCAATGACTAATGACTAATTTCTTTCCACCCATGCATAGCTGCTATACCTTTAGTAACCCATTCGATCAAAATTGGGGGAGCTTCTGATATCAAGATGCTAGGATAAACTGCTGCGCCCCATTCGGGATGCACTAGTACACGGCATTGATTTTTAATCACTGGATAGTTGAGCAAAGCTTTGACAACTGCTGTGTCATCATGGGGAATTGCTCCAGGATGAGATAGTAAAGGGTAGCCTGTACGAGGGTCGATCAGGTCAGTTAAATAGCCGCGATCGCGCAGATTAAATGCTAAATCACAGCCAAATCGCATAAACTTTTCTCGTAAGCGTTCTTTCTCGGACTCTACTTCTGTCGTCTTTTTAACTAATTGATAACGCGATTGCTGCAAGACAATCACTACTCGTAAAAATGACTGCCGTTTCCAATCCGGTAATATCCGTTCGCAGTTGGCACAGATATATTGACTGGGAGCATGAATTGAAATTTGAACCGCTTGTCCTGTTTCGCCAACTAAATTAATGGGACAGGCTTGCTCCGAAGTGTAAACTTTGGGATAGTTCACTAAATTGATTCGGCTTATACAAGTTTTTTAATTTAATCTACGGTATAGATGATAGCTCTTAAAAGTTCAGAAAAATCATCATTTTCCTCTCTTATGTTACTTTTTTTAGAAGCATTTGCTAATAATTTGAGAATTTTAATCCGAATTTTATCCTTTATTAACCTGTTCTCATAGGATTTGTTGCGATCGCTGTAGGCATTAGCATAAGTGTAGATAAGCGATACATCTGGCGGGCTATGCCTACGCTACCGAAATCCGTTCAATTAAAACCCCAAAGAATTAACTCCATCTCACCCAATTAATTGAGTTTTAAAGAATTCACCGGCACTTCATCCCAAGAATCAACTGTCCGCAATTGCGCTACCCAACCTGCTGCCTTTTGGTTCTCGGTCAAATTATTCTGAAAGGAATCATGACACTCTTTAGCTTGAGATTCATTACAAGTGGCAATACAGGCATGAATCATCCCAGACGGATCAATTTGCTCATTTACCCAAATAGTCATGGAGTATTTCCTCGAAAAGTGTAACGAAAAAAGCTATTTGTTATTTTAGAACACTATTAGAGTCAAAAATTGCAGATCAAAATCGGTAATAAGTAGTGAACTAATCCCAATTACCGATTGCTAATTTACAATTATCCAGTTTCGCTTCATCTGGTAGGCACATAAGATTTATCGCCTCTTTCGTAGCGACGGCGGTAGAGTAATTCTAACTGTCCACCATATTCTTGAATCCAAGCTATCTGACGCTGATAGAGTCCCCGGAAAGTATTAGCAAATAATAGTGTAAAGATTGCTACTACTAATCCTGATGCTGTGGATACTAAAGCTTCACTAATTCCAGATGTTACACCTGTTGTTTTAGTACCTCCCACATCTCCAATATTTAGAGAGGCAAAGGAGTTAATTAATCCTAAGACAGTACCGAGAAGTCCCAACAACGGCGCAAGACCAATAATTGTCTCAAAAATATTTTGCGATCGCTTAAGTAAGGGAATTTCGGCTTGTGCTTCGCTTTCTAATGCCAACCGAAATTCTTCTGGTGTCGCCTCTTCTAACTCTAAAGCTGCTAAAAAAATTCGGGCAATGGGTAAATCAGTATTTTTTTGCAACTTATCTAAAGCACTAACTACATTATCAAGGCGATAAAGCTGTAGCACCTCTCGCACTACCTTATTTTGCCGATTATTTATTCTTACCCAAAAGATGATCCGCTCGATAATCAGCGCTACTCCTAACAAAGAGAACGCCAGGAGAGGCCACATGACCACGCCACCTGCTGTAAACAGATTACTAATTTCCATTTATTATTTTTTAACTTACCAACAACGCTAGATTAACAGATCGTTGTTTGAGCGAAGTTGATATCATTTCCCACAAAGAATTGCTCTGCAAGTTTTAAAGTGTTAGCAAAGCAACTACGGCTTGCCCAAGCTGCATAGATGTTTCATAGCAATTATCAAATTTATAAGATATACTGGATTTTAGATAAAAGTCTCACTGCTGCTTTACAGGAGTCGTAACAGTGAGTAGGCTCGTTGCCCTATTACAGGGGTCGTAACAACGAGAAATATCTAAGTAACTATTCCAATGTGGGTCAAAATAATGCAAATAAACGCGAAGCAAATACTTAATAAAGGTTCAACCAATGCCCAAGTTTCACCACGAGAAGAAATCGTCTTGCTCGCACTCTACAACAAAGAACTCTATGGTCTCCAAATTCCGCAGGCTATGGAAGAGGCTAGCGGCGGTAACACTAAGATGGGGATTGGCACCCTTTATCCTGTTCTCCATTCTCTGGAAAAGAAAGGACTTGTCGAATCCCGTTGGGGAGATGAAGGGCGTGAAGAACGAGGTGGAGCAAGACGGCGCTATTACAAACTTACAGGTAGCGGCGTTGCGACTCTCGAAGCCGTCCAGTCTTTCCGCTCTAACCTACTTACTTGGCAGCCCAGTTAGTGGAACAGCAGGCACAGAAATTGAAGATAACGATTGGGAATTTACTATTAAAGAAATTCAACTTAAGACACAACACTTGGAAGGCATAACATCTTTAAAATCAGAGGAAGTTATCAAAGTAGTGGAAGAGTTGATAGTTCAGAAAGTGGTGAACGATTTAGAAAACTCAGTAGAAAATCTAGAGAAGCTCTCTAAGTTAAAAAAGAGATTACGCAAGTATAAAAAATCTGATCCTGCTGAAACTTGGGCTAGTAGGTGGATAGCTTCCCCAATTGCTTACCTCTTCCCCCCAGAACGACGTGAAGAATGGCTAGGGGATTTATACGAAGTAAATTGGGAGATGCTGCACAAAAACTATCCCCGTTGGCAGGTTAATCTTAATAATGTTTGGAAAACTGTCATCCTGGTAATTTCTGCTTTAAAAATCAAGCTGTCAGATTTCTTCTCACTAGGTAAAGTCAAGAGCGAGTAGAGAAAAATCCATTTTCAAGCATGGCGTAGAGTAATTTACCACTACGTCATTTCCTTTTTATCTATTTTGTTCTCTTGGAGATTTACCTCGCAGTGGATCGCAGCTTATTGAGAATTTATTTTTAGTGTTAACTTTCATAAATGTTAAGGAGTTCAGATTATTCCTACACCAGAACAAAAAACACAGTGCTACATATTGTGCTGCTGGTTTACCAAGCTTTACTTGCCTATTAATATCGTTCGGATGGATGAACGGACAAAAAATCTATTCTTCTTGGCAGGTGAGGAAAATATCATAGAAATATACCCTAACGGTAAATGGAGATACATAGGATGAGCAAGCCTAATTTTCATGCAATGAGTCAGAAAGAGTTACATGATTACGTTCTTGCTCATCGGGAAGATCAAGAAGCTTTCTACGCTTATGTGGATAAGCTGCATCTCGAAGGTAATTGGATTGAAATGCCACCGTTACAGTCAGAACAGGATTTAGAAAATTATCCTAAGTTCATTGAGCGTATTCGCAGCAGTTCTGAGCCACGAGATGGAGCATAACGCTGCATTGTAGTTACACGAGCTTTTCAGCTATCCTCAGTTTGGCCGATCGCGATCGCGGATTGTTACTAATTTCCTCTTCTTGAGCAATAATTGGTTTTTTTGTCAAGACTTTTAATAAAGGTGAATTTCTTAAACCATGCTTCACCGGGCGGTCTTCTAAACTATGAAAACTGATAATCGCAATTCTGCCACCAGGGACAAGGGCATTTGGGGCTTTATCTAAAAAGGTTTCTAAGGATTTTAACTCATCGTTGACGACAATTCGCAGAGCTTGAAAAACCCTGGTAGCGGGGTGAATTCTCCCATAACGGTATTTGGGAGGCACTGAAGAAGCGATCGCATCAGCCAATTCTGTAGTCGTGTGCAACGGTCGCCGTTCTACAATGCGACGAGCAATGCGCCGCGATAATCTCTCCTCACCGTACTTAAAGAAAATATCTGCTAATTCCGCTTCATCCCAATTATTGATCACATCAGCAGCAGTTAGCGATCGCCCTCGATCCATTCGCATATCTAAATTCGCGGCTTGGCGAAAGCTGAAACCCCGTTCTGCTTGGTCTAAATGGTAAGAACTTACCCCCAAATCGGCTAAAATACCATCGAAAGTGTTGGGGGGAAACTCGTAGTCAGCAAAATTGCTATAAATAAATTGTATGCGATCGCTATATTCAGCTAAATTCTTATTTGCAGCTACTAAAGCATCTTCATCTTGGTCAACTGCCGTTACCCGCACATCAGCAGCAGCTTCCAAAATCAAGCGACTATGACCACCACCACCTACCGTTACATCTAAATAATGTCCGCCTGGACGAACCGCCAAACCCTCAATTACCTCTCGTCCCAACACGGAAATATGAGAAAAAGCCAGTTCTTCTAAATTTAGCGGTGTTTCTAAATCTGATTTCATCTTTAATTTTATTTTTGTTGTTATTTCGTAGGACTTACACCAAAAACCTCTTAAACTCCTATTCCTCCGTGTCCTCTGCGTCGCGCCAGTTGCTACCCTGCGGGAACGCTAAAAGCGAACAAGTCGGGGAACCCGCCCAACGCACTGGCTTCTCTGTGGTTCGATTTAAGTCCTATTTAACACTCAATCCCAATCCTCAACATCAAGATTTTAAATGCAAAAAGAGATTAGATGAAAAAAAACCTGTGCCTCAATCCCTTGCATATCAAGCTTCCCTATAATAATTGAAGAGGTGCAACGAAATGAAACAATTACAACACCTTCGCTGCTATCCTCTCTCCAACATAACCCTGTAGAGTCAAAATTATATAGATTGCCCCTACAAACCTCATTTTGGCAGACTAGATAAATCGGCTGTGGTTGGCATCTAGGCGGTTCAATTCAAAATTTTCACGAACGGAGAACACGAAATCTATGACCAGACTAGAAACCCGCACTGAACCAATGGTGCTAAACATGGGGCCACACCACCCCTCAATGCACGGGGTTCTGCGGCTAATCATGACTCTGGATGGCGAGGATGTCGTTGACTGTGAACCAGTTATCGGCTATTTGCACCGAGGAATGGAAAAAATCGCTGAGAACCGCACTAATGTAATGTACGTCCCTTACGTTAGTCGCTGGGACTACGCGGCGGGAATGTTCAACGAAGCCGTCACTGTTAACGCCCCAGAAAAACTTGCAGGTGTCGCTGTCCCCAAACGCGCTAGCTACATCCGCGTCATCATGCTGGAGTTGAACCGCATCGCTAACCACTTGCTATGGTTTGGCCCCTTCTTAGCTGACGTAGGCGCACAAACTCCCTTCTTCTACCAGTTCCGCGAACGGGAGATGATTTATGATTTGTGGGAAGCCGCCACAGGTTATCGGATGGTAAATAACAACTACTTCCGCGTTGGTGGAGTAGCAGCCGATTTACCTTACGGCTGGGTAGATAAGTGTCTGGAATTCTGCGACTACTTATTACCCAAAGTTGATGAGTATGAACGTTTAGTAACCGATAACCCCATCTTCCGGCGACGTGTTGAAGGTATTGGTACTATTACCCGTGAAGAAGCAATTAACTGGGGACTTTCTGGCCCTATGTTACGCGCTTCTGGCGTGCAATGGGATTTGCGGAAAGTTGACCATTACGAATGCTACGACGATTTCGACTGGGATGTGCAGTGGGAAACCGCCGGTGATTGCTTTGCCCGTTACGTAGTGCGGATGCGGGAAATGCGCGAATCTGTGAAAATTATTCGCCAAGCAATTAAAGGACTTCCTGGCGGCCCTTACGAAAATCTGGAAGCCAAGCGTTTAGCTGCAGGTAAAAAATCCGAGTGGGACGCATTTGATTATCAATTCATTGGCAAAAAAGTTTCCCCCACTTTCAAGATACCGAAGGGTGAAATCTACGCCCGTGTAGAAAGTGGCAAAGGTGAATTGGGAATTTATCTGGTAGGCGATGATAACGTCTTCCCTGCACGGTGGAAGATTCGCGCCGCAGATTTCAACAACCTTCAGATTGTTCCACATTTACTGCGCGGGATGAAGGTTGCAGATATTGTGGTCATTCTCGGTAGCGTTGACGTAATTATGGGGTCTGTGGATAGGTAGATAATATCTATCTAATGTAAGTACTTTTTTAGAGCAGTTGTATTACAGTGCAACTGCTCTATTTTTTTAGCTTTGGGCAAAGCTGGCGATTATAAAGCTTTTTTTTACCTGGATGACCGTTTGTGTATTGTGACAGAAGAACTGGAGAAACGAGAACCTCAGATTATTTGTTCTTTGGCATTATTTTGTAATTCGTAATTAAGGCAATAGATGCGATAAATCGCGTCTTTTGAAAAATATTCTACGCTGCTTGATTTGCTTCTAACCAGTTAAGTAAATCCTCAATAGCTGTAAAATCCAATAAAGCCTCGCCAAGCGCTCCTAATTGCTCTAAAGGAAGAGTTTGAATGCGCCCTCGAACGTCTTGTGGTAAATAATCTCTTACCCATTTTTGTAGTAGGCTTAACACGAGTGTTTTTCCTTGTTGTTGTTTTCCACGCTCGTAACCAATACGCTCGCCTATGGTAATGTAGCTCATAGTCCGCTCCTACTCAAATTGCTTATAGGATGTTTGAAAAGTAATTTGCTGTATCTTTGCACTTATTTATCTCCCCTAACCCCCTTCAAATATCTGTAACGAGGAATGCAAACTGAATTGTTACATTAGAGTTTGAAGTATATTTATTACCTCAAGCTAGGAAAAGACAAAACATATTATTTGTAAATTTCTAAAATTCTTAATACTAAATTTATAATTTTGAATTATCTTTGGTGCAAATTAAAAATTGTAATTTCTTAATAATTTATTTTAATTTTAGTAAAAAGGTTGACTACGATTATGTTTCGTTAAAATCGAATTGCTGCTATAAATACTAGAATGTATTTAAATAAGGTCTAATAAATTACCATATAAATCCGGCAGCATTTACCTAGTCGTAATTTTAGAACCGTGCAAATTCATCCTCACTCAGAATTTAACCATAGCCGCGATCGCCGTGAACAGGGTTTGCAAAATTTACTCGACCGCCTTGTTAAATCAATTCAGCGCGATGAGTTAGTCCGGCAAACGACCAATCAACTCAGAGAATCGCTTCAGGTCGATCGGGTGGTGTTGTATTATTTTTATAGTCAGTGGCAAGGTCAAGTTACTTTTGAATCTTTGAGTTCTAAAGAATTTTCAATACTTAGTTCCACTGGCCCAGATGATTGTTTTAACAATGAGTATGCTGCTTTATACTTAGCAGGACGGGTAAGAGCGATCGCTAATATTGAATTAGAGCCAATCCAGCCTTGTCACCGAGATTTTCTCCGCAATTTGCAAGTTCGCGCCAACTTGGTTGTACCAATTGTCATTCCTAGAGGATTATGGGGATTACTAGTAGCACATCACTGTCAAGGGCCTCATGATTGGTCGTCATCAGATATAGAAATGATGCAAACAGGGGCGCAAACTCTAGCAACAGATCGTAATATTTTGGAGAGTTAAAACAATTAGCAATACTTCTCTACGAGAGGCTGCGCCCTAAGCGTAGCTATGCCGCAGGCTTTACGACTACGCTCAGTACAAGTTCGCAATTCGTAATTCGTAGTTAAAAGGGCGGTTAGAAACTGCGTCTACACAGGCAAAACCCACGGAGGTGGGTTTCAAACCCTCAATTTTTTCTAGATAAGGAGGAAGAATTATGAAATTTGGTTACACGGTCATCTGGGTAGACGATGTAGTTAAGACCGTTGAGTTTTACGAAAAAGCCTTTGGTCTAGTTCGTCGCACTCTCTTGGATAAAGGGCAATCTATCTGGGCTGAAATCGAAACCGGAAACACCACATTGGCTTTCTCCTCCACTAGCGAAGCACAAAATTTATTTCCTGGCGGCTTCCATCCCAACGATCCTGCACAACCACCGACATTAATCCAGATATCATTTATCACTCCTGATGTTGGCAGTGCTTACATGAGAGCGATCGGGGCCGGTGCAAAAGCATTAAATGCTCCTAAATCTCAACCTGGGGGACAAACAATTGCTCGTGTCCGCGATCCTAATGGCGTGTTGGTGTCGTTAGTGAGTGGGTGAAATTCTCACAAATGGATTTAGTCAAGATAGCTTTCCCATGCTTATGATTCAGTCAATATAGAGAAAGTCACGGGTTAAACTGTCTGTTGAGGACTTAGAAGTTAAATTGAATTTATAACTCTTAACTCTTGACTTTCCAATGGATTCAAATCCAGCATTGTGTGCAGCGATCGCCAATCACATTACTAATACTCCCCAGCAACGAATTACTTTCGCCGAATTCATGGATTTGGCACTATACCACCCTGAATACGGCTACTATTCCAGCGATGCAGTCAAAATAGGCTTTAAAGATAGTGATTTTTTTACCTCTCCCAACCTCTGTTCTGACTTTGGTGAATTACTAGCAGAACAATTTTTGCAAATGTGGGAGATTTTAGGAAAACCTGTACCCTTTTCTTTGGTAGAAATGGGAGCAGGTCAAGGACTGCTAGCTTTGCATATCCTTAAATATCATCAGCTACACTACCCAGATTTTTTTACGGCGCTAGAGTACATTATTGTTGAAAAGTCGCCAATTTTAAGACAAGAACAGCAGCAACGCTTGCAAGATTTCCCCGTGCGTTGGTGCAATTTAGAGGAGATACCACCAAATGCGATCGCAGGCTGCTTTTTTTCCAACGAGTTAGTAGATGCTTTCCCCGTCCATCAATTCATCCTAGAAACAGGAGAACTTAGGGAAATTTATGTAACCACAGATAAGAATGAAAAAGAAACTAATGCCCCATACCCTTCATTTGCGGAAGTTATAGGGGAACCTTCAACGCCCCAACTGGCTGAATATTTAGACTTAGTGGAAATGAACTTTACTCAAAGTGCATATCCAGATGGCTACCGTAGTGAAATTAATTTAGCTGCTCTAGACTGGTTGAGTATAGTAGCAGACCGCTTGCAGCGCGGCTATGTGTTAACAATTGATTATGGCTACCCCGCCAGCCGTTACTACAATCCCAGGCGATCGCAAGGAACCCTACAGTGTTATTATCATCATCGTTTCCATGACAACCCCTATATCAATATTGGGCGACAAGATATCACAGCCCATGTTGACTTTACAGCTTTGGAACGCTGGGGCCAGAAGTGTAACTTAAAGAATGTTGGTTTTATCCAGCAGGGATTATTTTTGATGGCGTTGGGGTTAGGCGATCGGATTGCAGCCCTTTCTTATCAAAAGCAACCCCTCTTGGAGTTACTACAGCGCCGGGATGCACTACACCAGCTTATAGATCCTACAGGACTAGGCGGCTTTGGAGTCTTAATTCAGAGCAAAGGTCTGGACAATACAGAAATTTCTCAGTCACTAAAAGGCTTGACACTGCCAGAGTGAACGTTAATTTGAAAAGTTAAAACTCTATTTAAGAATGCAGTATTAGTCTTATTTAGACTAGCATAACAGTGATTACTGTAAAGTTAAACACACTACCAAAGTAATAATTATGTCCACTCATGACCTGTTAATGCTAGCAACACTACTTACTCCCGGTATTTTACTTTCAGTGATAATTATGTTGACTTTTGCTGCCGGTGGTTGATTGCCAGAGTTAGGGAGTAACAAAACTGGATTTAGGATTCTATCTTAAATTTCAAATAAGTACTTCCCAACTAAATTTGAATCAAACAATGCGATGTTCGCAATGGGCTATGACGCTCGATGACTCGCTCTAAGCGTAAAGCCTACGGCATAGCTTCGTTTAGGGCGCAGCCTCTCATAGAGACGCTACGCAAACGCTATCGGTGACGCTGTATTAAAGGAACGTAAAAAATGAAGGTGGCATTTCTGGGAACTGGACTGATGGGACTACCAATGGCTCAAAGGTTATTAGCCGCAGATATACAGCTAGTTGCCTACAATCGTACCCCAGAAAAATTAGCACCACTACAAGCAGCTGGGGCTGAAATTGCTACACATCCCCGCCACGCCATTCGTGCTGCTGAGTGCGTAATTCTCATGCTGACTAATGCCCCAGCCATTTATAATGTGTTGCTTTCAGATACTGCTTGGCAAACTCTGGAAGGGCGCACGATTATCCAAATGGGAACAATTACTCCCACAGAAAGCCAGGAAATTAGAGATGCAATAGTTGGTGGTGGTGGTGAGTATTTAGAAGCACCAGTATTAGGGAGTATCCCAGAAGCACAAGCTGGCAAGTTGAGTGTGATGGTAGGGGCAGAGCCAGAACAATATCAACGGCACTTGAAGTTACTCCAAAATTTTGGGACAGAACCTTTACTTATCGGGCCAGTAGGATCTGCGGCGGCGCTTAAATTGGCACTAAATCAACTAATAGCTTCTCTAACAACTAGCTTTGCTCTGAGCCTGGCTTTTGTCCAG
The Nostoc punctiforme PCC 73102 genome window above contains:
- a CDS encoding methylmalonic aciduria and homocystinuria type D protein, producing the protein MNYPKVYTSEQACPINLVGETGQAVQISIHAPSQYICANCERILPDWKRQSFLRVVIVLQQSRYQLVKKTTEVESEKERLREKFMRFGCDLAFNLRDRGYLTDLIDPRTGYPLLSHPGAIPHDDTAVVKALLNYPVIKNQCRVLVHPEWGAAVYPSILISEAPPILIEWVTKGIAAMHGWKEISH
- a CDS encoding MotA/TolQ/ExbB proton channel family protein; its protein translation is MEISNLFTAGGVVMWPLLAFSLLGVALIIERIIFWVRINNRQNKVVREVLQLYRLDNVVSALDKLQKNTDLPIARIFLAALELEEATPEEFRLALESEAQAEIPLLKRSQNIFETIIGLAPLLGLLGTVLGLINSFASLNIGDVGGTKTTGVTSGISEALVSTASGLVVAIFTLLFANTFRGLYQRQIAWIQEYGGQLELLYRRRYERGDKSYVPTR
- a CDS encoding PadR family transcriptional regulator, translating into MQINAKQILNKGSTNAQVSPREEIVLLALYNKELYGLQIPQAMEEASGGNTKMGIGTLYPVLHSLEKKGLVESRWGDEGREERGGARRRYYKLTGSGVATLEAVQSFRSNLLTWQPS
- a CDS encoding DUF6888 family protein, with product MPINIVRMDERTKNLFFLAGEENIIEIYPNGKWRYIG
- a CDS encoding DUF6887 family protein; protein product: MSKPNFHAMSQKELHDYVLAHREDQEAFYAYVDKLHLEGNWIEMPPLQSEQDLENYPKFIERIRSSSEPRDGA
- the rsmH gene encoding 16S rRNA (cytosine(1402)-N(4))-methyltransferase RsmH; the protein is MKSDLETPLNLEELAFSHISVLGREVIEGLAVRPGGHYLDVTVGGGGHSRLILEAAADVRVTAVDQDEDALVAANKNLAEYSDRIQFIYSNFADYEFPPNTFDGILADLGVSSYHLDQAERGFSFRQAANLDMRMDRGRSLTAADVINNWDEAELADIFFKYGEERLSRRIARRIVERRPLHTTTELADAIASSVPPKYRYGRIHPATRVFQALRIVVNDELKSLETFLDKAPNALVPGGRIAIISFHSLEDRPVKHGLRNSPLLKVLTKKPIIAQEEEISNNPRSRSAKLRIAEKLV
- a CDS encoding NAD(P)H-quinone oxidoreductase subunit H is translated as MTRLETRTEPMVLNMGPHHPSMHGVLRLIMTLDGEDVVDCEPVIGYLHRGMEKIAENRTNVMYVPYVSRWDYAAGMFNEAVTVNAPEKLAGVAVPKRASYIRVIMLELNRIANHLLWFGPFLADVGAQTPFFYQFREREMIYDLWEAATGYRMVNNNYFRVGGVAADLPYGWVDKCLEFCDYLLPKVDEYERLVTDNPIFRRRVEGIGTITREEAINWGLSGPMLRASGVQWDLRKVDHYECYDDFDWDVQWETAGDCFARYVVRMREMRESVKIIRQAIKGLPGGPYENLEAKRLAAGKKSEWDAFDYQFIGKKVSPTFKIPKGEIYARVESGKGELGIYLVGDDNVFPARWKIRAADFNNLQIVPHLLRGMKVADIVVILGSVDVIMGSVDR
- a CDS encoding DUF4351 domain-containing protein, with the translated sequence MSYITIGERIGYERGKQQQGKTLVLSLLQKWVRDYLPQDVRGRIQTLPLEQLGALGEALLDFTAIEDLLNWLEANQAA
- a CDS encoding GAF domain-containing protein; the encoded protein is MQIHPHSEFNHSRDRREQGLQNLLDRLVKSIQRDELVRQTTNQLRESLQVDRVVLYYFYSQWQGQVTFESLSSKEFSILSSTGPDDCFNNEYAALYLAGRVRAIANIELEPIQPCHRDFLRNLQVRANLVVPIVIPRGLWGLLVAHHCQGPHDWSSSDIEMMQTGAQTLATDRNILES
- a CDS encoding VOC family protein — its product is MKFGYTVIWVDDVVKTVEFYEKAFGLVRRTLLDKGQSIWAEIETGNTTLAFSSTSEAQNLFPGGFHPNDPAQPPTLIQISFITPDVGSAYMRAIGAGAKALNAPKSQPGGQTIARVRDPNGVLVSLVSG
- a CDS encoding class I SAM-dependent methyltransferase: MDSNPALCAAIANHITNTPQQRITFAEFMDLALYHPEYGYYSSDAVKIGFKDSDFFTSPNLCSDFGELLAEQFLQMWEILGKPVPFSLVEMGAGQGLLALHILKYHQLHYPDFFTALEYIIVEKSPILRQEQQQRLQDFPVRWCNLEEIPPNAIAGCFFSNELVDAFPVHQFILETGELREIYVTTDKNEKETNAPYPSFAEVIGEPSTPQLAEYLDLVEMNFTQSAYPDGYRSEINLAALDWLSIVADRLQRGYVLTIDYGYPASRYYNPRRSQGTLQCYYHHRFHDNPYINIGRQDITAHVDFTALERWGQKCNLKNVGFIQQGLFLMALGLGDRIAALSYQKQPLLELLQRRDALHQLIDPTGLGGFGVLIQSKGLDNTEISQSLKGLTLPE
- a CDS encoding NAD(P)-dependent oxidoreductase, with product MKVAFLGTGLMGLPMAQRLLAADIQLVAYNRTPEKLAPLQAAGAEIATHPRHAIRAAECVILMLTNAPAIYNVLLSDTAWQTLEGRTIIQMGTITPTESQEIRDAIVGGGGEYLEAPVLGSIPEAQAGKLSVMVGAEPEQYQRHLKLLQNFGTEPLLIGPVGSAAALKLALNQLIASLTTSFALSLAFVQRQGVDVDMFMQILRDSPLYAPTFDKKLQRMLDGNYAEPNFPTKHLLKDTELFISEAKSRSLDLSSIKGVRQILQTAVKMSFADDDYSSLFSVIKEWGE